One Echinicola strongylocentroti DNA window includes the following coding sequences:
- a CDS encoding phosphoglycerate kinase, whose translation MNSRIKSVDNLSFEGKRALVRVDFNVPLDANFEVTDDTRIQAALPTINKILNDGGSVILMSHLGRPKGGADERFSLKHILLDLEKALDRHVKFAPDCIGEEAVQVAAALKGGEVLLLENLRFYDEETKGDAGFAKKLAALGDIYVNDAFGTAHRAHASTAIVAENFNDKVCGYLMLSELENADKVLGNPVRPLTAIMGGAKISDKILIIEKLLDKVDNLIIGGGMSYTFAKAKGGSIGDSLLEADKMDLTKELEAKAKEKGVNLYLPVDNITSKEFANDAEQGKAKSGEIPDGWMGLDIGEESREIFADVIKDSKTILWNGPMGVFEMESFDKGTKAVAEAVVAATEGGAFSLIGGGDSAAAVNKFGYGEKVSFVSTGGGALLEYMEGKELPGVKALVP comes from the coding sequence ATGAACAGTAGGATAAAATCTGTTGACAACCTTAGTTTTGAAGGTAAAAGAGCATTGGTAAGAGTGGATTTTAACGTGCCATTGGACGCTAATTTTGAAGTTACTGATGATACAAGGATCCAAGCGGCATTGCCGACCATAAATAAGATCTTGAATGATGGGGGATCAGTGATTTTGATGTCTCACCTAGGCCGCCCAAAGGGAGGTGCTGATGAGCGGTTTTCGCTGAAACATATCCTGTTGGATTTGGAAAAAGCCCTTGATAGACATGTGAAATTTGCCCCTGATTGTATAGGAGAAGAAGCAGTGCAAGTAGCAGCTGCTCTGAAAGGTGGGGAGGTCTTGCTTTTGGAAAACCTTCGTTTTTATGATGAAGAAACAAAAGGAGATGCTGGATTTGCCAAAAAACTAGCAGCACTTGGGGATATTTATGTGAATGATGCATTCGGAACCGCCCACCGTGCCCATGCTTCTACCGCCATTGTTGCAGAAAACTTCAATGACAAAGTATGTGGCTACCTGATGCTTTCTGAATTGGAAAATGCAGATAAAGTACTGGGTAACCCCGTAAGACCTTTGACAGCGATCATGGGTGGTGCCAAAATTTCCGACAAAATCTTGATCATCGAAAAACTGCTCGATAAGGTCGATAACCTGATCATTGGTGGTGGGATGTCATACACCTTTGCCAAGGCAAAAGGCGGGAGCATTGGTGATTCACTATTGGAAGCGGACAAGATGGACCTGACGAAGGAATTGGAAGCGAAAGCCAAAGAAAAAGGCGTTAACCTTTACCTTCCTGTGGACAATATTACTTCCAAGGAATTTGCCAATGATGCTGAGCAAGGTAAAGCCAAGAGCGGCGAAATCCCTGATGGCTGGATGGGACTTGACATTGGAGAGGAATCAAGGGAGATTTTTGCCGATGTCATCAAGGATTCCAAGACCATCCTTTGGAACGGCCCGATGGGTGTTTTTGAGATGGAGAGCTTCGACAAAGGAACCAAAGCGGTAGCTGAGGCGGTCGTAGCCGCTACAGAAGGTGGTGCGTTCAGCTTGATCGGTGGCGGAGATTCTGCTGCTGCAGTGAACAAGTTCGGTTACGGAGAGAAAGTGTCTTTTGTGTCCACTGGAGGAGGTGCCTTGCTAGAATACATGGAAGGAAAGGAATTGCCAGGTGTGAAGGCATTAGTGCCTTGA